A region of Nitrospinota bacterium DNA encodes the following proteins:
- a CDS encoding chemotaxis protein CheV, whose amino-acid sequence MSKTDILLESGTNEVEILEFMLGSQSFGVNVSKIREILTYNPKSVSSVPEAYPSVMGVFILRDSTITLINLAKHLDVPLKDQEDRFRVVMVCSFNNLTNGFLVDGINQIHRCSWSEITPLPPIIAQHRPAVTSSVTINKRNILLIDLEHILADIYPKTRLVYHEDEDPKHAANIDQRHHERQMKHIVLAEDSPIVRAKTISVAQEVGYSNITSFDNGLDAFDHVAQLAARAKREGKPVTDYVCTLVTDVEMPQMDGLTVCRRVKEELGLKELPVVIFSSLINDAMIHKCKTVGADAWLNKLEIGDLVHMLDRLCLGKD is encoded by the coding sequence ATGAGCAAAACAGACATCCTGCTGGAAAGCGGCACAAACGAAGTTGAGATTCTGGAGTTTATGCTGGGCTCCCAGAGCTTCGGCGTAAACGTCTCCAAGATACGGGAGATCCTCACGTACAATCCCAAGTCCGTATCTTCCGTGCCGGAGGCTTACCCTTCCGTTATGGGTGTTTTTATCCTTCGGGATTCCACCATTACCCTGATCAACCTTGCAAAACACCTGGATGTCCCGCTCAAGGACCAGGAGGACAGGTTTCGTGTGGTGATGGTCTGCTCGTTCAACAACCTTACAAACGGTTTCCTGGTGGACGGCATCAACCAGATCCACCGGTGCTCATGGTCGGAGATAACGCCGTTGCCCCCCATCATCGCCCAGCACCGCCCGGCCGTCACATCCTCCGTCACCATAAACAAGCGCAACATTTTGCTTATAGACCTGGAGCATATCCTGGCGGACATATACCCCAAAACGAGGCTTGTGTACCACGAGGATGAAGATCCGAAGCACGCCGCCAACATAGACCAGCGGCACCACGAGCGCCAGATGAAGCATATCGTTCTGGCGGAGGATTCTCCCATCGTGCGGGCCAAAACCATTTCCGTGGCCCAGGAAGTGGGCTACTCCAACATCACAAGTTTCGATAACGGCCTGGACGCTTTCGACCATGTGGCCCAGCTTGCGGCCCGGGCCAAACGTGAGGGCAAACCGGTGACCGATTATGTGTGTACGCTGGTGACAGACGTGGAAATGCCGCAGATGGACGGGCTTACGGTATGCAGACGGGTGAAGGAAGAACTTGGCTTGAAGGAATTGCCGGTGGTCATATTTTCATCGCTGATTAACGACGCCATGATCCACAAGTGCAAGACGGTCGGGGCCGACGCCTGGCTGAACAAGCTGGAGATAGGCGACCTTGTGCATATGCTCGACCGCCTCTGCCTGGGCAAAGACTAG
- a CDS encoding metallophosphoesterase produces MDRRDFLKKTGVSACAMAFANPLSFISMTGGDGKPFTFAYISDSHINQVSGSTFTETFDNGLKKAVADLDFADIEPDFVFYGGDLAQFGKKEELDHGMGMLSKTRHKIRAIMGEHDFYLDMGEYWRSLFGPDHYSFEHKGVKFIAINSILTYEKWINQWKTPQERMKNMAQLDNPNGSPFMVGSEQLKWMKVELEKVSPSTPVVVFSHSPLYKYYKPWNFWTDDAEEAQKILSRFKNVTVIHGHTHQVLVNQIGPIRFFGVMSTAWPWPYPDSRRVPKLTIPMNRANPFKSTDGCGWGWVNVAGGLPSKHYELWENKPVNIGPDMKPREASRTDLARQRY; encoded by the coding sequence ATGGATAGAAGGGACTTTTTGAAAAAGACGGGTGTTTCCGCGTGCGCGATGGCTTTTGCTAATCCATTGAGCTTCATTTCCATGACTGGAGGCGACGGGAAACCGTTCACCTTCGCCTACATCTCCGACTCGCATATCAACCAGGTCAGCGGCTCCACATTTACAGAAACTTTCGACAACGGGTTGAAAAAAGCCGTGGCGGATCTTGATTTCGCCGACATCGAGCCGGATTTCGTGTTTTACGGCGGCGACCTGGCCCAGTTTGGCAAGAAGGAAGAGCTGGACCATGGAATGGGGATGCTCTCCAAAACCAGGCACAAGATCAGGGCCATCATGGGGGAGCACGACTTTTACCTGGACATGGGGGAGTACTGGCGTTCCCTCTTTGGCCCGGATCATTACTCCTTCGAACACAAAGGGGTGAAGTTTATAGCCATAAACAGCATCCTCACCTACGAAAAGTGGATTAACCAGTGGAAGACGCCCCAGGAGCGGATGAAAAACATGGCCCAGCTGGACAATCCCAACGGGTCGCCCTTCATGGTGGGCTCAGAACAGCTTAAATGGATGAAGGTGGAGCTGGAAAAGGTTTCGCCATCTACTCCGGTGGTGGTGTTCTCCCATTCGCCGCTGTACAAGTATTACAAGCCGTGGAACTTCTGGACGGACGACGCCGAGGAGGCGCAGAAGATATTGTCCCGGTTCAAGAACGTCACGGTTATCCACGGCCATACGCACCAGGTATTGGTCAACCAGATAGGCCCCATCCGCTTCTTCGGCGTGATGTCAACGGCGTGGCCCTGGCCGTATCCGGATAGCAGGCGCGTCCCCAAACTTACAATACCCATGAACCGGGCCAACCCCTTCAAAAGCACCGACGGGTGCGGCTGGGGCTGGGTGAATGTGGCCGGGGGGCTCCCCAGTAAACATTACGAGCTTTGGGAGAACAAACCGGTGAATATCGGGCCGGACATGAAACCGCGTGAAGCCAGCAGGACCGACCTGGCCAGGCAAAGATATTAA
- a CDS encoding molybdopterin oxidoreductase family protein yields MEGAVMPEAADTSGAQVKYTTCYMCSCRCGIKVTIENGMPRFIQGNPAHPTNKGVICAKGSAGIMKQVSPARIKKPLLRKEGAERGAADFEEISWDRAYSILAERLAKIRATDPKKLAFFTGRDQMQALTSYFAKQFGTPNFAAHGGFCSVNMATSMIYSIGGTGWEFGGPDWDRTKYLLLIGVAEDHDSNPFKIGIGRLKDRGGKLVVVNPVRSGYGAVADEWVPVRPGTDGALLLSMLHVIIKNGLYDREFLLTHTNAPQLVVMDEGGEDEGLFWQEGKFEDSDTNQNYVWDTVTNSPRPFMAKGVEPALLGQFKTPDGKTVKTSFQLLAERVLADYEPSKMSKIAGVPASQIERIALEMGVVARDEKITLPIEWTDAWGNHHTSVTGNPVSIHAMRGIAAHSNGFQTGRALSALMMTLGLIDRPGAFRHKPPYPRPIPPCPKPIDDPALVKPNTPLPNPELGFPTKPENLMINPDGTPVRIDKAYSWEFPITAHGMIQNVITNAWRGDPYKIDTLIFFMANMAWNSSMNTSAMIEMLKDKEPDGTHKIPFLVVSDAFYSEMVAFADLVLPDTTYLERYDVISLLDRPISDFTSVVDSIRQPILPAPEGCEPFQETLIKLAGMLGLQGFCDESGKPKFKGYNDFITNWTVAPDTPIGFLAGWRGKDGDEHLIGEPNPNQWDMYIKNGCFFQFELEESIQYHRNINQGYLNWALDHKLIRRNDPIIMKIYSEVLQRFRLAAKGTRPGRKPATAAQKARLLKYFDPVPFWYPPIEDEKVDTGKYTIHAITQRPMPMYHSWDSQNAWLRQIIGQNFMYINPLKAREIGVNDMDWIWVESAHGKIRVQAKFSHAVQPDTVWTWNGIGKMAGAWNLHPKAEEATKGFLLNHCITEELPDGNGGKISNSDPITGQAAWYDLRVRIYKADEEGHWPQFPPLKPLPHMEKRAEILQYTTRKGGK; encoded by the coding sequence ATGGAAGGAGCGGTCATGCCGGAAGCGGCGGATACAAGCGGAGCCCAGGTAAAGTACACCACGTGCTATATGTGCTCGTGCCGGTGCGGGATAAAAGTGACCATAGAGAACGGCATGCCGCGTTTCATCCAGGGTAATCCGGCTCATCCCACTAACAAGGGGGTTATTTGCGCCAAGGGCTCGGCGGGCATCATGAAACAGGTGAGCCCTGCGCGTATCAAAAAGCCGCTACTCCGCAAAGAGGGGGCCGAACGGGGAGCCGCCGATTTCGAGGAGATTTCGTGGGACCGCGCTTACTCGATCCTAGCCGAACGGCTGGCCAAAATCCGCGCCACCGACCCCAAGAAGCTGGCCTTCTTCACCGGGCGCGACCAGATGCAGGCGCTCACCAGCTATTTCGCCAAACAGTTCGGAACCCCCAATTTCGCCGCCCACGGCGGTTTCTGCTCGGTGAACATGGCCACCTCCATGATCTACTCCATCGGCGGCACAGGATGGGAGTTTGGCGGGCCGGACTGGGACCGCACAAAATACCTCCTTCTTATCGGCGTGGCGGAGGACCATGACAGCAACCCCTTTAAGATAGGCATAGGCCGGTTAAAAGACCGTGGCGGTAAACTGGTGGTGGTAAACCCCGTCCGCTCCGGTTACGGGGCTGTGGCCGACGAGTGGGTTCCCGTGAGGCCCGGAACCGACGGGGCCCTGCTCCTCTCCATGCTCCACGTGATAATAAAGAACGGGCTTTACGACCGGGAATTCCTGCTGACCCACACAAACGCGCCCCAGCTTGTGGTGATGGACGAGGGCGGAGAGGACGAAGGGCTGTTCTGGCAGGAAGGCAAATTCGAGGACAGCGACACCAACCAGAATTACGTTTGGGACACGGTGACAAACTCCCCCAGGCCGTTCATGGCCAAGGGGGTGGAGCCCGCGCTGTTGGGCCAGTTCAAGACGCCGGACGGCAAGACCGTAAAAACCTCGTTCCAGCTTTTGGCGGAGCGGGTGTTAGCCGATTACGAGCCTTCTAAGATGTCTAAAATCGCCGGCGTTCCCGCCTCGCAGATAGAGCGCATAGCTTTGGAAATGGGAGTGGTGGCGCGGGACGAGAAAATAACGCTACCAATAGAGTGGACCGACGCCTGGGGCAACCATCACACCTCCGTTACGGGCAACCCGGTGTCCATCCACGCCATGAGGGGCATCGCCGCCCACTCCAACGGGTTCCAGACGGGCCGGGCGTTATCGGCGCTGATGATGACCCTTGGCCTTATAGACCGGCCCGGCGCATTCCGGCACAAACCGCCGTATCCGCGGCCCATCCCCCCGTGCCCGAAACCCATTGACGATCCGGCGCTGGTGAAACCCAATACGCCGCTCCCCAACCCGGAGCTGGGGTTCCCCACCAAGCCCGAGAACCTTATGATAAATCCCGACGGCACGCCGGTGCGCATAGACAAGGCGTATTCGTGGGAATTCCCCATTACGGCCCACGGGATGATCCAGAACGTCATAACCAACGCCTGGAGGGGAGACCCCTACAAGATAGACACCCTGATATTCTTCATGGCCAACATGGCGTGGAACTCCTCCATGAACACCTCGGCCATGATAGAGATGCTGAAAGACAAAGAGCCGGACGGGACGCACAAAATACCTTTTCTGGTGGTGTCCGACGCGTTCTATTCGGAGATGGTGGCCTTCGCCGACCTGGTCCTGCCAGACACCACTTATCTTGAACGGTACGACGTCATATCGCTGTTGGACAGGCCCATCAGCGATTTTACCAGCGTGGTGGACTCCATCCGCCAGCCGATACTCCCGGCTCCGGAAGGGTGCGAGCCGTTCCAGGAGACTTTAATAAAGCTTGCGGGCATGTTGGGCCTTCAGGGTTTCTGCGACGAGTCCGGCAAACCGAAATTCAAAGGCTACAACGACTTCATCACCAACTGGACCGTGGCGCCGGACACTCCCATAGGTTTCCTGGCAGGCTGGCGCGGCAAAGATGGCGACGAGCATCTGATAGGCGAGCCGAACCCAAACCAGTGGGATATGTACATTAAGAACGGATGTTTCTTCCAGTTCGAGCTGGAGGAGTCTATCCAGTACCACCGCAACATAAACCAGGGGTATCTCAACTGGGCGCTGGACCACAAGCTGATAAGGCGGAACGACCCTATCATCATGAAGATATACTCCGAGGTCTTGCAGAGGTTCCGGCTGGCGGCCAAGGGCACGCGGCCCGGCAGAAAACCGGCCACCGCCGCCCAGAAGGCGCGCCTGCTGAAGTATTTCGACCCGGTTCCCTTCTGGTACCCTCCCATAGAGGACGAGAAGGTGGACACCGGCAAATACACCATCCACGCCATCACCCAGCGGCCCATGCCCATGTACCATTCGTGGGACTCGCAGAACGCGTGGCTCCGCCAGATCATCGGGCAGAACTTCATGTACATAAACCCGTTGAAGGCCAGGGAGATAGGCGTCAATGACATGGACTGGATATGGGTGGAATCGGCCCACGGGAAGATCCGCGTCCAGGCGAAGTTCTCCCACGCCGTCCAGCCTGACACGGTGTGGACGTGGAACGGCATCGGCAAGATGGCCGGAGCTTGGAACCTCCATCCAAAAGCGGAGGAGGCCACCAAAGGGTTCCTGCTGAACCATTGTATTACCGAGGAACTGCCAGACGGGAACGGCGGGAAAATATCCAACTCCGACCCCATTACCGGCCAGGCGGCGTGGTACGACCTGCGGGTGAGGATATACAAGGCCGATGAGGAGGGGCATTGGCCCCAGTTCCCGCCGTTAAAGCCATTGCCCCACATGGAGAAGAGGGCGGAGATCCTTCAGTACACCACCAGGAAGGGGGGTAAATAA
- a CDS encoding helix-turn-helix domain-containing protein, translating into MGKKSKSGGLGLGSCGRIPAPGNPPASGRRRFYTTSQLMARWGVSVATIIRLIDEGQLRGLKIRGVYRVDSDSVERYEKKVAF; encoded by the coding sequence GTGGGGAAAAAAAGCAAGTCGGGCGGTTTGGGGCTGGGGTCCTGCGGCAGGATACCCGCGCCGGGCAATCCCCCGGCCTCCGGCAGGCGCAGGTTCTACACCACGTCCCAGCTTATGGCGCGGTGGGGGGTGAGCGTTGCCACCATCATAAGGCTGATAGACGAGGGGCAATTGCGGGGGCTTAAAATCCGCGGGGTGTACCGTGTGGACAGTGACTCGGTGGAGAGGTACGAAAAAAAAGTGGCCTTTTGA
- a CDS encoding LexA family transcriptional regulator has product MIDRKALAKRIKDVRGERTLKEFAELVGVSHTSIRRYEEGAMPDIDILLKIAEVAGMDLGRLITGKPLPADVRDTKPVIFHLHPSRGAARGFAEPAFPSGREGEHYISVPLTEGRIAAGMPIITEENVIDHILLHMRVLKQSGASKNLIACRVQGESMLPHLNPGDIVIIDRDVDKERILERKIYAVYEGGGITAKMLQKDGSHLYLIPLNLAEKIQHIDLRENENPIVGLVIGAWRNFEGRVI; this is encoded by the coding sequence ATGATAGACCGCAAGGCTTTGGCCAAAAGGATAAAGGATGTCCGGGGGGAGCGGACGCTGAAGGAATTCGCCGAGCTGGTCGGCGTCTCCCATACCTCCATAAGGAGGTACGAGGAGGGCGCCATGCCAGACATAGACATATTGCTGAAGATAGCCGAGGTGGCCGGGATGGACCTGGGGAGGCTCATCACCGGCAAGCCACTCCCGGCGGACGTGAGGGACACCAAGCCGGTCATCTTCCATCTTCATCCATCCCGGGGCGCGGCGAGGGGTTTCGCCGAGCCCGCGTTCCCTTCGGGCCGGGAGGGGGAGCATTACATCAGCGTCCCCCTTACCGAGGGGCGAATAGCCGCCGGGATGCCCATCATCACGGAAGAAAACGTGATAGACCACATCCTTTTGCATATGAGGGTTTTAAAACAGTCCGGCGCATCCAAAAACCTTATAGCCTGCCGCGTGCAGGGGGAATCCATGCTACCTCACCTAAACCCGGGCGACATTGTGATAATAGACCGGGACGTGGACAAGGAAAGGATACTGGAGCGGAAGATATACGCCGTTTACGAGGGGGGGGGCATCACCGCCAAGATGCTCCAGAAAGACGGTAGCCATTTATATCTAATACCATTAAACCTGGCGGAAAAAATCCAGCATATAGACCTGCGGGAAAACGAGAACCCCATTGTGGGGCTTGTCATAGGCGCATGGCGCAACTTCGAGGGGAGGGTTATCTAA
- a CDS encoding cytochrome C, producing MHIKAIYALLGVMVTMAGTSHAAELTAQDLVDYKAAYKKVVDEGYRIFHTPQGANGVACDMCHPNAADTHPETYPKFQIQLGKVAALRDMINWCIINPAKGTAFDANDPRMLALEAYITSERNGLSLAPGKH from the coding sequence ATGCATATAAAAGCGATTTACGCTCTGCTTGGGGTGATGGTAACCATGGCCGGAACCTCGCATGCGGCGGAGCTCACGGCGCAGGACCTGGTGGATTACAAGGCCGCGTATAAAAAGGTGGTGGACGAGGGATACAGGATATTCCACACCCCCCAAGGCGCAAACGGCGTGGCTTGTGATATGTGCCACCCCAACGCCGCGGATACCCATCCGGAGACATACCCCAAGTTTCAGATACAGTTGGGCAAAGTGGCCGCCCTGCGGGATATGATCAACTGGTGCATCATAAATCCCGCAAAAGGCACGGCCTTTGACGCCAACGACCCGCGAATGCTGGCGCTGGAGGCGTATATCACCTCCGAACGTAACGGCTTATCGCTCGCGCCTGGCAAGCACTGA
- the tgt gene encoding tRNA guanosine(34) transglycosylase Tgt, whose protein sequence is MDLNFTVTAKDPSSKGRLGFFTTSHGIVETPVFMPVGTQGSVKTMDPEEIYGMGSRIILANTYHLYLRPGHNTVKELGGLHRFMAWDGAILTDSGGFQVFSLNELVKITDEGALFASHLDGSKHMLSPELSMEIQESLGADIIMAFDQPVAPTASPHEAQTALSRTSRWAERCLSAHKRQDQALFGITQGGFDTALREQSAKEITRLPFDGFAIGGLSVGESKEIMADMIDHAEPYLPKDKPRYLMGVGTPDDLVRCVARGVDMFDCVMPTRNARNGSLFTSEGKIAIKNAQYARDNTPLDPECSCSTCARFSKAYLRHLFMAGEILALRLNTIHNLTFYRNRIEEIKKAILNGTLGQWAAQLDKEA, encoded by the coding sequence ATGGATCTTAATTTCACCGTTACGGCAAAAGACCCTTCCAGCAAAGGCAGGCTAGGGTTTTTCACCACTTCCCACGGCATTGTCGAAACCCCGGTTTTCATGCCTGTGGGCACCCAGGGCTCCGTAAAAACCATGGACCCGGAAGAGATATACGGGATGGGGAGCAGAATAATCCTGGCCAATACGTATCATCTTTACCTGAGACCGGGGCACAACACGGTAAAAGAACTGGGCGGACTCCACAGGTTCATGGCCTGGGATGGCGCCATCCTTACAGACTCCGGCGGGTTCCAGGTGTTCTCCCTCAACGAACTGGTAAAGATCACCGACGAGGGGGCGTTGTTCGCCTCCCATCTGGACGGGTCCAAACACATGTTAAGCCCGGAGCTTTCCATGGAGATACAGGAATCGCTGGGGGCGGACATCATCATGGCTTTCGACCAGCCGGTGGCGCCCACAGCCTCCCCTCACGAGGCGCAAACTGCCCTGTCGCGCACATCCCGCTGGGCGGAGCGGTGCTTGAGTGCGCATAAACGGCAGGATCAGGCGCTATTCGGCATCACCCAGGGCGGGTTCGACACAGCCCTCAGGGAGCAGAGCGCAAAAGAGATAACCCGGCTTCCTTTCGACGGGTTCGCCATCGGCGGGCTTTCGGTGGGTGAATCCAAGGAGATCATGGCGGATATGATAGACCACGCCGAACCATACCTTCCAAAAGACAAACCCAGATATTTAATGGGGGTTGGCACGCCCGACGACCTGGTGCGGTGCGTGGCCCGGGGGGTGGATATGTTCGACTGCGTCATGCCCACCCGTAACGCCCGGAATGGGAGCCTGTTCACGTCAGAGGGCAAGATAGCCATAAAAAACGCCCAGTACGCCCGGGACAACACGCCGCTGGATCCGGAATGCTCCTGCTCCACCTGCGCCCGGTTTTCCAAAGCGTATCTGAGGCATCTTTTCATGGCGGGGGAAATTCTGGCCCTCCGGCTGAACACCATCCACAACCTGACGTTTTACAGGAACAGGATTGAAGAGATTAAAAAAGCCATTCTAAACGGAACGCTGGGGCAATGGGCCGCCCAGTTGGACAAGGAGGCATGA
- the hemW gene encoding radical SAM family heme chaperone HemW: protein MNAPVMPPVPSHAIGIYIHIPFCRHKCFYCDFYSLPGREEFVEPYIGAVVKETVLRSQDTGRLDVASIFFGGGTPSLLAPGQVERIVLAVAAAHNILPGAEITLEMNPESVTLDKLAGYKACGVNRVSIGAQSLNPAELQALERIHTPRQAQEAVEMAISTGIENVSVDMMFALPGQRVGGFIAQLAEVCRWGIKHLSCYELTPEPGTALGKAVELGEVALPDNGDEFFDASERFLGGEGYEHYEISNYARPGFECLHNIGYWEYRDYLGIGSGAHGLIGGVRYENARGLEEYLRLAGSGALPTVSQEMLTPNQKYTERLMLGLRMKEGIQYYDNEITPRLLKLIDQGMLEFSQNRLKTTPGGWRLLNSILEKV, encoded by the coding sequence ATGAACGCCCCCGTAATGCCCCCTGTTCCTTCCCATGCCATCGGGATTTATATCCATATTCCTTTCTGCCGCCACAAATGCTTTTACTGTGATTTTTATTCACTTCCGGGGCGGGAAGAGTTTGTAGAACCATACATCGGCGCAGTGGTAAAAGAAACCGTCCTTCGCTCACAGGATACGGGCAGGCTGGATGTGGCCTCCATTTTCTTCGGCGGCGGCACCCCGTCGTTGCTTGCGCCGGGGCAGGTGGAGCGGATAGTCTTGGCGGTGGCGGCGGCCCATAACATCCTTCCCGGCGCCGAGATAACGCTGGAGATGAACCCCGAAAGCGTCACCTTGGATAAACTGGCTGGCTATAAGGCTTGCGGTGTGAACCGGGTGTCAATCGGCGCGCAATCATTAAATCCGGCGGAACTTCAAGCGCTGGAGCGGATACACACCCCGCGCCAGGCTCAAGAGGCGGTGGAGATGGCGATCTCAACCGGCATAGAAAATGTTTCGGTGGACATGATGTTCGCCCTGCCCGGCCAGAGGGTGGGTGGGTTTATCGCCCAACTTGCCGAGGTTTGCCGCTGGGGCATAAAACATCTTTCGTGTTACGAACTCACGCCGGAGCCCGGCACGGCATTGGGCAAGGCGGTGGAGCTGGGCGAAGTGGCGCTACCGGATAACGGAGACGAGTTCTTCGACGCGAGCGAACGCTTTTTGGGCGGTGAGGGCTATGAGCATTACGAAATATCCAACTATGCCCGGCCCGGGTTTGAATGCCTGCACAACATAGGCTATTGGGAATACCGGGATTATCTTGGGATTGGCTCCGGCGCCCATGGCCTGATTGGCGGGGTACGATACGAGAACGCCCGGGGCCTGGAGGAATATCTGCGGCTTGCCGGTTCCGGAGCCCTGCCCACCGTCAGCCAGGAGATGCTAACGCCGAACCAAAAATACACCGAACGGCTCATGTTGGGATTGCGGATGAAAGAAGGCATCCAGTATTACGACAATGAAATAACGCCACGCCTGCTAAAGCTGATAGACCAGGGCATGCTGGAATTTTCCCAGAACCGCTTGAAAACCACACCGGGCGGGTGGAGGCTATTAAATTCCATACTAGAAAAAGTCTAA
- a CDS encoding cytochrome-c peroxidase, producing MKLLSPALLLTVLLIFTPQTAKGEFKVSAPLGLPPVPVPENNPITKEKVALGEKLYNDTRLSKDGTVGCVTCHSPKKGFADGKRVSEGVGKQTGARNAPTSANAAYNKLQFWDGRAGSLEEQSKGPLINPVEHGLANHGELLKIVRKDPAYVKAFKESFGVAGEKITIDHVAMAIASFERTLVFGNSPFDRYYFGGEKTAVPDDVKKGFEIFNGKGRCQTCHAISEKFALFTDNDFHNIGVGFSKISPKLKEKTQAFKEWKGKGGSLDVEAITNEEVSELGRFAVTLENRHIGAFKTPTLRNVALTAPYMHDGGTATLEEVVEFYDRGGEPNRFLDGGMRPLGLTSEEKRQLVEFLRSLTSPQL from the coding sequence ATGAAGCTTCTTAGCCCCGCTCTTTTGCTGACAGTTCTTCTCATCTTTACCCCCCAAACAGCCAAAGGTGAATTCAAGGTTTCAGCTCCCCTGGGACTGCCGCCGGTTCCCGTGCCGGAAAACAACCCCATCACCAAAGAAAAGGTCGCTCTTGGTGAAAAACTTTATAACGACACCAGACTCTCCAAGGACGGCACGGTGGGGTGCGTTACCTGCCATTCGCCGAAGAAAGGTTTCGCAGACGGCAAGAGGGTGTCGGAAGGGGTAGGGAAACAGACCGGCGCCCGGAACGCCCCCACATCGGCCAACGCCGCCTATAACAAACTGCAGTTTTGGGACGGCAGGGCCGGCTCGCTTGAGGAGCAGAGCAAGGGGCCGCTCATAAACCCGGTGGAGCATGGGCTTGCAAACCATGGCGAATTGCTCAAGATAGTGAGGAAAGATCCGGCGTATGTAAAAGCGTTCAAAGAGTCCTTCGGCGTCGCCGGGGAAAAAATCACGATAGACCATGTGGCCATGGCCATAGCTTCCTTCGAGCGGACGCTGGTTTTCGGTAACAGCCCCTTTGACCGTTACTATTTCGGCGGCGAGAAAACGGCCGTGCCTGATGATGTGAAGAAGGGGTTCGAAATTTTCAACGGAAAAGGCAGGTGCCAAACCTGCCACGCCATCTCGGAAAAATTCGCCCTGTTCACCGATAACGATTTTCATAACATCGGCGTAGGGTTCTCGAAAATCTCTCCGAAGCTCAAGGAGAAGACCCAGGCGTTCAAGGAATGGAAGGGCAAAGGGGGCTCGCTGGATGTGGAAGCGATAACCAACGAAGAGGTTTCGGAGCTGGGCCGGTTCGCAGTTACGCTGGAAAACCGGCACATCGGAGCCTTTAAGACCCCAACGCTACGCAACGTGGCGCTGACGGCGCCGTACATGCACGATGGCGGCACGGCCACGCTGGAGGAGGTCGTGGAGTTTTACGACCGCGGCGGTGAGCCTAACCGTTTTCTGGACGGAGGGATGCGGCCGCTGGGCCTTACCAGTGAAGAAAAGCGGCAGTTGGTGGAATTCCTGCGGTCGCTTACCAGCCCTCAACTTTAA
- a CDS encoding SDR family oxidoreductase, whose protein sequence is MILVTGATGTIGSELVKLLSARGETFRAYVRNTKKATALNIPRMEIFKGDLSDTVALDKAMLGITRVFLLSSPDPDQVKLQGNVVKAAKKAKVSLIVKQSAFGAGADSTVSLARWHWKTEEEIKKSGIPYSILRPVMFMQNLLMYAPEIRTEGVLRVPMKDARLALIDARDIAAVAVTILVGKGHEGKTYELTGPEALSYEKIAGLISEITGRHVSYVDITLADARKALIHGGMPEWFADDIRKLFEMFRTGRGARLSTAVADITGVKPRRLEEFLHDYSDVFLGELVHH, encoded by the coding sequence ATGATTTTAGTAACAGGAGCTACCGGAACTATTGGAAGCGAGTTGGTGAAACTGCTTTCCGCCAGGGGCGAGACGTTCCGGGCGTACGTGAGAAACACAAAGAAGGCCACGGCCTTGAACATTCCCAGGATGGAGATATTCAAGGGCGACCTTAGCGATACCGTTGCGCTGGATAAGGCAATGCTGGGCATTACACGGGTGTTCCTGCTTTCCTCGCCGGATCCCGACCAGGTAAAACTGCAGGGGAACGTGGTGAAGGCCGCCAAAAAGGCCAAGGTTTCGCTGATTGTAAAACAATCGGCGTTTGGCGCAGGCGCCGATTCGACTGTGTCGCTGGCCCGCTGGCACTGGAAAACCGAGGAGGAGATCAAAAAGTCAGGCATACCTTACAGCATCCTCCGTCCTGTGATGTTCATGCAAAACCTGCTGATGTACGCGCCTGAAATCCGGACGGAAGGGGTCTTGCGCGTTCCGATGAAAGACGCCAGGCTGGCGCTCATCGACGCCAGGGACATAGCCGCGGTGGCCGTGACGATTCTTGTTGGCAAAGGGCACGAAGGGAAGACCTACGAGCTTACAGGCCCGGAGGCCCTGAGTTATGAAAAGATCGCCGGGCTCATCTCCGAGATCACCGGAAGGCATGTGTCCTACGTCGATATCACTCTGGCCGACGCCAGGAAGGCCTTGATCCACGGCGGCATGCCAGAATGGTTCGCCGATGACATACGCAAGCTGTTCGAGATGTTCAGGACAGGGCGTGGAGCCAGGCTGTCCACCGCAGTGGCGGATATCACCGGCGTTAAACCCAGACGGCTGGAGGAGTTCCTCCACGATTACTCGGATGTGTTCCTTGGAGAACTGGTGCACCACTAG